A DNA window from Maribellus comscasis contains the following coding sequences:
- the surE gene encoding 5'/3'-nucleotidase SurE, translating into MSDKPFILVTNDDGIHARGLQELVEVMKFFGDVVVISSETSMSGKSCAITVDQPLRAVEIEKILGVPTYKSNGTPVDSVKLSFNSLFDRTPDFVVSGINHGANSSISVIYSGTMGAAIEGSLHGVPSVGFSLDDYSSGADFSKAKIIVAKIFQNVLENGLPPFTCLNVNIPKGKPKGIKVCRQTHGKWMEEFEKRTDPHGREYHWLSGYFKNFEEGSAETDIYALENNFVSVVPVAVDMTCYKTLEELQNWKF; encoded by the coding sequence ATGTCAGATAAACCATTTATATTAGTTACCAACGACGATGGAATTCATGCCCGCGGCCTTCAGGAACTGGTGGAAGTGATGAAATTTTTTGGAGATGTGGTGGTTATTTCTTCCGAAACATCGATGTCAGGAAAGTCATGCGCCATCACCGTTGATCAGCCGTTGAGGGCTGTTGAAATTGAAAAAATTCTGGGTGTACCTACTTATAAAAGTAATGGAACTCCGGTTGACAGTGTAAAACTTAGTTTTAACAGTTTGTTTGACCGTACGCCCGATTTTGTGGTTTCAGGGATCAATCATGGTGCTAATTCATCGATCAGTGTGATATATAGCGGAACAATGGGAGCAGCTATTGAGGGTAGTTTACATGGTGTTCCGTCTGTGGGCTTTTCACTCGACGACTACAGTTCGGGTGCTGATTTTTCAAAAGCGAAAATTATCGTTGCCAAAATTTTTCAGAATGTGCTTGAAAATGGTTTACCTCCTTTTACTTGTTTGAATGTAAATATTCCAAAAGGAAAACCGAAAGGAATAAAAGTGTGCCGGCAAACACATGGGAAATGGATGGAAGAATTTGAAAAAAGAACAGATCCACATGGCAGAGAGTATCACTGGTTATCGGGTTATTTTAAAAATTTTGAGGAAGGGTCGGCAGAAACAGACATTTATGCGTTGGAAAACAATTTTGTATCAGTTGTTCCCGTTGCTGTTGATATGACTTGCTACAAAACACTTGAGGAACTCCAAAACTGGAAATTTTAA
- the lpxB gene encoding lipid-A-disaccharide synthase, translated as MKYYLIAGEASGDLHGSNLMKALNEEDTNAQFRFFGGDLMHSVGGSLVKHYREMAFMGIVNVILNLKTIGRNLEFCRKDILQFQPDVIILIDYPGFNLRVAEFAKKNNIRVFYYISPKIWAWKEYRVKKIKAFVDEMFTIFPFETAFYKKHGMDVQYVGNPLMDSLEEFKNEALTKAEFLQKNNMDTRPVVALLAGSRVQEIKRTLPLMVKIAGEYPDFQFVVAGVKSVDSELYQKYLQNSSIQIIYKQTYDLLNNAHTALVASGTAALETALFDVPQTVVYRVEGGWVTDFVFRNIIFTMAGVSLPNIIMDREIVREYIQVKMTFKNVKEEMHKLLFDEQYRKKIKADYLRLKKFMGEPGCSQRAAKKMFSLLK; from the coding sequence ATGAAGTATTATCTCATAGCAGGAGAAGCATCGGGCGATTTGCATGGTTCAAATCTTATGAAAGCATTGAATGAGGAAGATACAAACGCTCAGTTTCGTTTTTTTGGCGGCGATTTGATGCACTCAGTTGGCGGTTCGCTGGTAAAACATTATCGGGAAATGGCTTTTATGGGAATCGTAAATGTTATCCTGAATTTAAAAACTATCGGGCGTAACCTCGAATTTTGCCGGAAAGATATTCTTCAGTTTCAGCCCGACGTAATTATTTTGATTGATTACCCGGGATTTAACCTTCGTGTTGCCGAATTTGCAAAAAAGAATAATATTAGGGTTTTTTATTACATTTCACCCAAAATATGGGCTTGGAAGGAGTACCGTGTAAAAAAGATTAAAGCTTTTGTGGATGAAATGTTTACCATTTTTCCTTTTGAAACAGCCTTCTACAAAAAACACGGAATGGACGTGCAGTATGTGGGAAATCCTTTGATGGACTCGCTTGAAGAATTTAAAAATGAGGCCTTGACAAAAGCGGAATTTCTGCAAAAGAATAATATGGATACCCGGCCGGTTGTTGCTTTGCTCGCCGGAAGCCGTGTGCAGGAAATAAAACGAACTTTACCTCTGATGGTAAAAATTGCCGGAGAATATCCTGATTTTCAGTTTGTGGTTGCCGGAGTAAAAAGCGTGGATTCTGAATTATATCAAAAATACTTGCAGAACAGCAGCATACAAATTATTTATAAGCAAACCTATGATTTGCTGAACAATGCCCACACAGCGCTTGTCGCATCTGGTACAGCAGCTCTGGAAACTGCGCTTTTTGATGTTCCGCAAACGGTTGTCTACAGGGTAGAAGGCGGATGGGTAACTGATTTTGTCTTTCGTAATATAATTTTTACCATGGCTGGGGTTTCACTGCCGAATATTATTATGGACAGAGAAATTGTTCGGGAATATATTCAGGTAAAAATGACCTTCAAAAATGTAAAAGAAGAAATGCATAAATTGCTTTTTGATGAACAATATCGAAAAAAAATAAAAGCTGACTACCTCCGTTTAAAAAAATTTATGGGTGAACCTGGCTGTTCGCAACGGGCAGCAAAAAAAATGTTTAGTTTGTTAAAATAG
- the gldG gene encoding gliding motility-associated ABC transporter substrate-binding protein GldG produces MYSLFRKEIKTFLGSLIGYLAVLVFLLVTGLFLWVFPGAYNIPDNGYATLEPLFSLAPWLYLFLVPAITMRFFADEKRSGTIEILLTHPISDFKLVLAKFFAGMVLVIFSLLPTLLYFLSVYLLGEPVGSIDVGATWGSFIGLFLLAAVYVAIGVFASSFTDNQIVSFILAMAMSFIFYLGFDFVGSAGVSYLFEELLSWMSINNHYLSISRGVVDMRDIIYYFGITLLFLYLTSVFLRISKWKKGRTKRNVGVFVVSLIVVFVVSSNFLFRLDLTADKRYSLSVVSKEIVSGIEQPVEVEFFLIGELEPGLRKLQQEVLEKIAVLNVFSPKPIRIKFTDPYSIGDVEKRQNLIDEIAGKGVIPTSFRKQTNEGVSTRTIFPGALVSMGGKEMAVNFLKSNPDFSAEANFNHSVESVEFELINVFRKLMRTKKSTLAFLDGNQELNQYQTADFANALSGDFQLTRILPGELPAHVKNVDILIIADPQQPFEEKDKFYIDQYIMQGGKVMWLIDPVKVSLDSLSKGYQTYAFPRDLNLNDLFFRYGVRLNYELLQDVYCARIQVNTALPGNTPKFTIHPWYYSPLLVPSDAHPATRNLNNVFSEFASSIDTISGNPRAKKNFILTTSPSARRVKSPSSVSLQNINNPPARELFNEAFIPVGVMLEGTFISVFQNRMPEAFGIPASENIINKSKPTKMVVIADGDLMANRVNYSTNPPRFTELGFDRVSGRPFGNKEFLLNLIYYLNDDQGIMQLRNRTVKMRMLDKVQLREEKTKWQWLNIVLPLVLVTIFGLAYNYLRRRRFNRL; encoded by the coding sequence ATGTACAGTTTATTCCGAAAAGAAATAAAAACATTTCTCGGCTCGCTGATTGGCTATCTTGCAGTGCTGGTTTTTTTATTGGTTACCGGACTGTTTTTGTGGGTTTTTCCGGGAGCGTATAATATTCCGGATAATGGTTATGCCACGCTGGAGCCATTGTTTTCGCTGGCTCCCTGGTTGTACCTCTTTCTGGTGCCCGCCATTACCATGCGTTTTTTTGCCGATGAAAAACGCAGCGGAACAATCGAAATTTTACTTACTCATCCAATTTCCGATTTTAAGCTTGTTTTAGCAAAATTCTTTGCGGGAATGGTTCTGGTTATTTTTTCATTGTTACCCACATTGTTGTATTTCCTGTCGGTTTATTTGTTGGGCGAACCTGTTGGAAGTATCGATGTCGGCGCAACCTGGGGATCGTTTATCGGGCTGTTTCTACTGGCGGCTGTTTATGTTGCTATTGGGGTTTTTGCCTCATCATTTACCGATAACCAGATTGTTTCTTTTATTCTGGCAATGGCGATGTCGTTTATTTTTTATCTCGGATTCGATTTTGTTGGAAGTGCTGGTGTGTCTTATCTTTTTGAAGAACTTTTGTCGTGGATGAGTATCAACAATCATTACCTTTCTATTTCGCGGGGTGTGGTTGATATGCGCGATATTATTTACTACTTCGGAATTACACTTCTGTTTCTTTATTTAACCAGTGTTTTTCTGAGAATTTCAAAATGGAAAAAAGGCAGAACAAAAAGGAATGTCGGTGTTTTTGTTGTTTCGTTGATTGTTGTGTTTGTTGTTTCTTCAAATTTTCTTTTCCGGCTCGATTTAACCGCCGATAAACGCTATTCACTTTCTGTTGTAAGTAAGGAAATTGTTTCGGGAATTGAACAGCCGGTTGAAGTAGAGTTTTTTCTTATCGGGGAGCTTGAGCCGGGTTTGCGAAAACTGCAACAGGAAGTTTTGGAGAAAATTGCCGTTTTAAATGTTTTTTCACCCAAACCTATTCGCATAAAATTTACTGATCCATATTCCATAGGAGATGTTGAAAAACGACAGAATTTAATTGATGAAATTGCAGGAAAAGGAGTTATACCAACCAGTTTCAGAAAACAAACCAATGAAGGAGTAAGCACAAGAACGATTTTTCCCGGAGCGTTGGTTTCGATGGGAGGCAAAGAAATGGCTGTAAATTTCTTAAAGTCGAATCCGGACTTTTCTGCCGAAGCCAATTTTAATCATTCAGTAGAAAGTGTGGAATTTGAATTGATTAACGTTTTTCGGAAGCTGATGCGGACAAAAAAGTCAACGCTTGCTTTTTTGGATGGAAACCAGGAATTAAATCAGTATCAAACGGCCGATTTTGCCAATGCGCTTTCAGGAGACTTTCAGCTTACACGAATTTTGCCCGGAGAATTACCTGCGCACGTAAAAAATGTAGATATACTGATTATAGCAGATCCTCAGCAGCCTTTTGAAGAAAAAGATAAGTTTTATATCGACCAGTACATTATGCAGGGCGGGAAAGTAATGTGGTTGATCGATCCTGTGAAAGTTAGTTTGGATAGCTTGTCAAAAGGGTATCAAACTTATGCATTTCCCCGCGATCTGAATTTGAATGATCTGTTTTTCCGGTATGGTGTTCGTTTAAATTATGAGTTGCTGCAAGATGTGTATTGCGCGCGCATACAAGTGAACACCGCGCTGCCCGGAAATACACCAAAATTTACGATTCATCCGTGGTATTATTCACCGTTGTTGGTTCCTTCCGATGCTCATCCGGCGACCCGAAACCTAAATAACGTTTTTTCTGAATTTGCTTCGTCTATCGATACAATCTCCGGAAATCCGAGAGCTAAAAAGAATTTTATTCTGACTACGTCGCCTAGTGCACGGAGAGTAAAATCCCCCTCTTCGGTCAGCCTTCAAAATATAAACAATCCGCCGGCGCGCGAGTTATTTAATGAAGCTTTTATTCCGGTTGGAGTAATGTTGGAAGGTACTTTTATTTCTGTTTTCCAAAATCGTATGCCCGAAGCTTTTGGTATCCCGGCATCTGAAAATATTATCAACAAAAGTAAGCCGACAAAAATGGTGGTAATTGCCGACGGCGATTTAATGGCCAATCGTGTCAACTATTCAACCAATCCGCCGCGTTTTACCGAACTTGGTTTCGACAGGGTTTCCGGCCGGCCCTTTGGAAATAAGGAGTTTTTGCTTAACCTGATTTATTACCTTAATGACGACCAGGGAATTATGCAGCTTCGAAACCGGACGGTTAAAATGAGAATGTTGGATAAAGTGCAGCTGCGGGAAGAAAAAACAAAGTGGCAATGGTTAAATATCGTTTTACCTTTGGTGCTTGTAACCATTTTCGGACTGGCTTATAATTATCTTCGCCGACGTCGGTTTAATCGTTTATAA
- the dnaN gene encoding DNA polymerase III subunit beta, whose product MKFVVSSTELLHHLAAISKVISSKSTMPILDNFLFHLSETELTITASDLESTLITSMELDNIDGEGTIAVPAKILTDTLKEFPEQPLTFQIDSETFAVDIFSDNGKFSIVGQDGEDFPELPELVEDSASSVNVSHAVLQKGIEKTLFATADDELRPVMNGIYVEISPDFMSFVASDAHKLVRYRRSDATAEFESSFILPKKPASLLKNLLPKEEFDVKLEFDDKNAFFTLSKYKLICRLVEGNYPSYNSVIPSNNPNKMIIDRLAFFNTVKRVSVFSNQASNLIKLNINDNQLVVSAQDIDFSISAVERLSCEYEGDEIEIGFKSTFLQEILTNISASDVKVELSDPTRAGLLLPAETDDEDEDVLMLLMPMMINA is encoded by the coding sequence ATGAAGTTTGTAGTTTCAAGTACTGAATTATTACATCACCTGGCCGCAATCAGCAAGGTAATCAGCAGTAAAAGTACGATGCCCATTCTGGATAATTTTCTTTTTCATCTTTCAGAAACAGAACTAACCATTACAGCCTCGGATTTGGAATCAACTTTGATTACAAGCATGGAGCTTGACAATATTGATGGAGAAGGAACAATTGCTGTTCCGGCAAAAATACTTACCGATACGCTCAAAGAATTTCCTGAGCAACCACTCACGTTTCAAATTGACAGCGAAACTTTTGCAGTGGATATTTTTTCTGATAATGGAAAATTTAGTATAGTAGGGCAGGATGGGGAAGATTTTCCTGAACTTCCTGAATTGGTTGAAGATTCTGCTTCGTCGGTAAATGTTAGCCACGCTGTTCTTCAAAAAGGAATTGAAAAAACATTATTTGCAACTGCCGATGATGAACTTCGCCCGGTAATGAATGGTATTTATGTTGAAATTTCACCCGACTTTATGAGTTTTGTTGCTTCTGACGCACACAAGCTGGTTCGTTACCGTCGTTCAGATGCCACAGCTGAATTTGAGTCGTCGTTTATTTTGCCAAAAAAACCGGCCAGTTTGCTGAAAAATCTGCTTCCCAAAGAAGAGTTTGACGTAAAGCTGGAATTTGACGATAAAAACGCTTTTTTTACATTGAGCAAATACAAATTAATTTGTCGTCTGGTTGAAGGAAATTACCCAAGTTATAATTCGGTAATTCCAAGTAATAACCCGAATAAAATGATTATCGACAGGTTGGCATTTTTTAATACTGTAAAACGTGTCTCTGTTTTTTCAAATCAGGCCAGCAATTTAATTAAATTGAATATCAATGATAACCAGCTGGTTGTTTCTGCTCAGGACATCGATTTTTCCATTTCAGCGGTTGAGCGCCTGAGTTGTGAATATGAAGGAGATGAAATTGAGATAGGATTCAAATCTACATTCCTGCAGGAAATTTTAACCAATATCTCAGCCAGTGATGTAAAGGTTGAATTGAGTGATCCTACAAGAGCAGGTCTTTTACTTCCTGCCGAAACTGACGATGAAGACGAAGATGTTTTAATGCTTCTGATGCCGATGATGATAAACGCATAA
- a CDS encoding 3'-5' exonuclease, translated as MNLTLKNPVVFLDLETTGINIVTDRIVEIALLKIHLDGSEEEKLLRINPEMPIPEEASKIHGIVNEDVKDEPTFKEVAKTLAKFLEGCDLGGFNSNRFDIPLLAEEFLRADIDIDFKKRKFIDVQAIFHKMEKRTLAAAYKFYCNQQLVDAHSAMADTKATYEVLKAQLDMYKDVVYEDNHGKQSVPIVNDVQKLSEFSSYDRNVDFVGRIVYDENGVEVFNFGKNKGIPVEQVLEEQPGYFGWIMNSEFPLYTKRVLTQIKLRMMTR; from the coding sequence ATGAATCTTACATTAAAAAATCCGGTGGTCTTTCTCGATCTCGAAACAACGGGAATCAACATAGTTACTGATCGAATTGTAGAAATTGCTTTGTTAAAAATTCATCTTGATGGAAGTGAGGAAGAAAAGCTTTTGCGCATTAATCCGGAAATGCCAATTCCTGAAGAAGCGTCAAAAATTCATGGAATAGTCAACGAGGATGTAAAAGACGAACCAACCTTTAAGGAGGTGGCTAAAACACTGGCCAAATTTTTGGAAGGTTGTGATTTAGGGGGGTTTAACTCCAATCGTTTTGATATACCCTTGCTTGCAGAAGAATTTCTGAGAGCAGATATTGATATCGATTTCAAAAAAAGAAAATTTATCGATGTTCAGGCTATCTTTCATAAAATGGAAAAACGTACTTTGGCAGCAGCATATAAATTTTATTGTAATCAGCAACTAGTTGATGCACACAGTGCTATGGCCGATACAAAAGCTACATACGAGGTTTTGAAGGCACAACTTGACATGTATAAGGATGTGGTTTATGAAGATAATCACGGAAAACAATCGGTACCGATTGTTAACGACGTACAAAAGTTGAGTGAATTTTCGTCGTACGACAGAAATGTTGATTTTGTAGGGAGAATCGTTTACGATGAAAATGGAGTGGAAGTGTTTAATTTCGGCAAAAACAAAGGGATTCCCGTTGAACAGGTCTTGGAAGAGCAACCCGGTTATTTTGGATGGATTATGAATAGTGAATTTCCACTTTACACGAAACGGGTGCTTACTCAGATTAAATTGCGGATGATGACCAGGTAA
- a CDS encoding fumarylacetoacetate hydrolase family protein produces MIAIVENMKIICIGRNYMAHAKELKNEIPEEPVFFLKPDSALLRNNDPFYIPDWTKEVHHEIELVIKISRIGKNIEKRFAHRYFDEIGLGIDFTARDVQQKLKEKGLPWEKAKAFDQSAVISSTFLDKSIFPDPEAIGFKLDVNGKPAQEGNSKLMMFGFEEIISHVSKYMTLKIGDLIYTGTPAGVSPVKVGDHLEGYLEGKKFFDFLIK; encoded by the coding sequence GTGATAGCTATAGTTGAGAATATGAAAATTATTTGTATTGGACGAAATTATATGGCGCATGCAAAGGAATTAAAAAATGAAATTCCTGAAGAGCCGGTGTTTTTTTTAAAACCCGATTCGGCGTTGCTTAGAAATAACGATCCGTTTTATATCCCCGACTGGACAAAAGAAGTCCATCATGAAATTGAGCTGGTGATTAAAATTAGCCGGATTGGGAAAAATATAGAAAAACGTTTTGCCCATCGTTATTTTGATGAAATTGGACTTGGGATTGATTTCACGGCGCGTGATGTTCAGCAGAAATTAAAAGAAAAAGGTCTGCCCTGGGAAAAAGCAAAGGCTTTTGACCAGTCGGCAGTAATCAGCAGTACCTTTCTGGATAAGAGTATTTTTCCCGATCCGGAAGCCATTGGTTTTAAATTGGATGTAAACGGAAAACCCGCACAGGAAGGAAATTCAAAGTTAATGATGTTTGGGTTTGAAGAGATTATTTCACATGTGTCGAAATACATGACACTGAAAATTGGTGACTTAATATACACAGGTACACCTGCAGGTGTTAGCCCTGTAAAAGTTGGCGATCATCTGGAAGGCTACCTCGAAGGCAAAAAGTTTTTTGACTTTTTGATAAAATAA
- a CDS encoding CoA-binding protein → MTTLNEINKFLGPKKMAMVGVSRNPKKFGGAIFKELKEKGFDLYPVNPNADEIQGVKCYKSVEELPDHVTHLFVVTPRQETLSVVNTASSKGIKMIWIQQKSDTPEAVKAAADAGIPLIYKKCIMMFADPVQSFHKFHRFWVKAFGGYPRMVRSAN, encoded by the coding sequence ATGACAACCTTGAATGAAATTAACAAGTTTCTCGGGCCAAAGAAAATGGCCATGGTAGGAGTTTCCCGTAATCCAAAGAAGTTTGGTGGGGCGATTTTTAAAGAGTTAAAAGAAAAGGGTTTTGATTTGTATCCCGTAAATCCCAATGCTGACGAGATTCAGGGAGTAAAGTGTTATAAGTCGGTGGAGGAGCTGCCTGACCACGTTACACACCTTTTTGTTGTAACCCCCAGGCAAGAAACTCTAAGCGTTGTAAATACAGCTTCCAGCAAAGGGATAAAAATGATTTGGATTCAACAGAAATCAGACACTCCCGAAGCTGTAAAAGCAGCAGCAGATGCCGGAATTCCGCTGATTTATAAAAAGTGTATCATGATGTTTGCAGATCCGGTTCAAAGTTTTCATAAGTTTCATCGTTTCTGGGTAAAAGCTTTTGGTGGTTATCCCAGAATGGTCCGTTCAGCAAACTGA
- a CDS encoding acyl-CoA thioesterase: MENYDFELEMQVRDYECDIQGIVNNSVYQNYLEHCRHKFLHKAGLDFAQLHNEGIDAVVIRAELDYKFPLRPADDFFVRLKMGKQGRLRVVFKQQVIRKSDEKLMVDAKITTVLTRNNRPILPDILEEKFKVTGVKLEEF; this comes from the coding sequence ATGGAAAACTACGATTTTGAATTGGAAATGCAGGTGCGCGATTATGAATGCGACATTCAGGGCATCGTTAATAATTCTGTTTATCAGAATTATTTGGAACATTGCCGGCATAAATTTCTCCACAAAGCAGGCCTCGATTTTGCTCAACTGCACAACGAGGGAATTGATGCAGTAGTTATTCGTGCTGAACTCGATTATAAATTTCCTCTTCGCCCGGCCGACGATTTTTTTGTTCGTTTAAAAATGGGGAAACAAGGTCGTTTGAGGGTTGTTTTTAAGCAACAGGTGATTCGAAAATCGGATGAAAAGTTAATGGTTGATGCTAAAATTACAACAGTTCTGACAAGAAATAATCGCCCAATTTTACCCGATATTCTGGAAGAGAAGTTTAAAGTAACTGGCGTGAAATTGGAAGAGTTTTAA
- a CDS encoding YkgJ family cysteine cluster protein, translating to MKKNQPFNEYLRAFYSDGYRIAINAAESIDSKEILFSAIEEMYQQIDELIVSISELSQRQNTTIDCKKGCQWCCHQPVFAMNYELDYLNFFIKTNLKTRKQKDIQARARGKAKKLKSLTNDALLNSKHPCPLLENGMCIAYKARPMACRIYLSTNLKTCLKFYNTPNDKKNFPALLDFPMQAGRMMNEGFKSALKTVGFKPEEFRIEEKLLD from the coding sequence ATGAAAAAGAACCAACCCTTTAACGAATATCTAAGAGCTTTTTATTCCGATGGATACCGAATTGCAATAAATGCAGCGGAAAGTATTGACTCAAAAGAAATTTTATTTTCGGCAATTGAAGAAATGTATCAGCAAATTGACGAATTGATAGTATCAATTTCCGAACTTTCTCAGCGGCAAAATACTACTATTGATTGCAAAAAAGGATGTCAGTGGTGTTGTCACCAACCTGTTTTTGCAATGAACTATGAACTGGACTATTTAAACTTTTTTATTAAAACCAATTTAAAAACCAGGAAACAAAAAGATATCCAGGCAAGGGCTCGTGGTAAGGCAAAAAAATTAAAAAGCCTGACAAACGATGCGCTGCTTAACTCCAAACACCCTTGTCCTCTGTTGGAAAATGGGATGTGTATTGCATATAAAGCGAGGCCGATGGCGTGTCGAATTTATTTGTCGACAAACCTTAAAACCTGCCTGAAATTTTACAATACTCCAAACGACAAAAAGAACTTCCCTGCCCTGCTCGATTTTCCAATGCAGGCCGGAAGAATGATGAATGAAGGATTTAAATCAGCTTTAAAAACTGTAGGTTTTAAACCCGAAGAATTCAGGATAGAAGAAAAACTTTTAGATTAA
- a CDS encoding alanine/glycine:cation symporter family protein codes for MFEKIGEYIINTANIIWGTPILILLLGGGFYFLIYSRLAPLRYFTHALKILSGKYDDPNEPGQLRHYQALSTALAGTVGMGNVSGVAVAITMGGPGAIFWMWVSALLGVSTKFFTCSLAVMFRGKDSNGEIQGGPMYFITEGLGKNWKPLAIFFSLMGMIGVSPLFQANQLTQMIRDVVLVPNNLGGNFQSDLITGIIIAVIVGIVIIGGIKRIGNVTGRVVPIMVAVYVATVLFIIFSSPSQIIPAFKTIFHDAFTGDAVLGGSLGAIIITGVRRAAFSNEAGLGTAPMAHGAAKTSEPIREGLVAMLGPIIDTILICTMTALAIIITDSWIESSADGISLTAHAFDLAIPTFGKYILSTSVTFFAMSTLFAFPYYGTKCLGFVAGAKYGYIYNYIFVIVIIVGAISNLRVIIGLIDISFALMAFPTVISALLLSPHVRRAAKDYFDRLKRNEF; via the coding sequence ATGTTTGAAAAGATTGGTGAATACATTATAAACACAGCCAACATTATTTGGGGAACTCCCATTTTAATTTTGCTTTTAGGGGGTGGTTTCTACTTTTTGATTTATTCCAGATTAGCTCCTTTACGCTATTTCACACATGCCTTAAAAATTTTAAGCGGAAAATATGATGACCCGAACGAACCGGGACAATTAAGGCATTACCAGGCACTTTCAACTGCTCTGGCCGGAACCGTTGGAATGGGAAATGTAAGCGGTGTTGCTGTAGCCATTACAATGGGTGGCCCCGGCGCTATCTTTTGGATGTGGGTTTCAGCGCTGCTCGGCGTTAGCACCAAATTTTTTACTTGTTCGCTGGCGGTTATGTTTCGCGGAAAAGACTCAAATGGGGAAATTCAGGGTGGTCCCATGTATTTTATTACTGAAGGGTTGGGAAAAAACTGGAAACCGCTGGCAATTTTCTTTTCCCTGATGGGAATGATTGGCGTGTCCCCTCTCTTCCAGGCCAACCAGCTTACCCAAATGATCCGTGACGTTGTATTGGTTCCCAATAATCTCGGCGGTAATTTTCAATCGGATTTAATTACCGGAATCATCATTGCTGTTATTGTTGGCATAGTAATTATAGGAGGAATAAAACGTATAGGTAATGTAACCGGACGTGTTGTTCCAATTATGGTTGCTGTATATGTAGCCACTGTTTTATTTATTATTTTTTCAAGTCCATCGCAAATTATTCCGGCGTTTAAAACCATTTTTCACGATGCTTTTACAGGTGATGCTGTTCTGGGAGGCTCGCTTGGCGCGATAATAATTACCGGTGTACGGCGCGCCGCTTTCTCAAACGAAGCTGGTTTGGGAACTGCCCCAATGGCACACGGAGCTGCAAAAACAAGCGAGCCCATCCGAGAAGGACTCGTGGCCATGCTTGGGCCCATTATCGATACCATTCTGATTTGCACAATGACTGCACTGGCAATTATAATAACCGACTCATGGATTGAAAGTTCTGCCGACGGAATTTCGTTAACAGCTCATGCCTTTGACCTGGCAATTCCCACCTTCGGAAAATACATTCTATCTACCAGTGTTACCTTTTTTGCAATGTCGACTCTGTTTGCCTTTCCTTATTATGGAACAAAATGCCTTGGCTTCGTTGCCGGTGCTAAATATGGTTATATCTATAACTACATTTTTGTAATTGTTATTATTGTTGGCGCCATTTCAAATCTGCGGGTAATCATTGGTCTCATCGATATTTCGTTTGCGCTGATGGCTTTCCCAACCGTTATTTCAGCGTTGTTGCTTTCGCCACATGTACGCAGGGCTGCCAAAGATTACTTTGACCGACTGAAGAGGAACGAATTTTAA
- a CDS encoding helix-turn-helix transcriptional regulator, producing MKNTLKIERAIKNYTQEDLAKIIGVSRQTINSIETGRYVPSTVLALKISAVFEKSVNKIFSLEVSD from the coding sequence TTGAAAAATACCTTGAAAATAGAACGCGCCATCAAAAATTATACCCAGGAAGACTTGGCAAAAATCATTGGAGTTTCACGTCAAACCATTAATTCCATTGAAACCGGCAGGTATGTTCCTTCAACTGTTTTGGCATTAAAAATTTCTGCTGTTTTTGAGAAATCAGTTAATAAAATTTTCAGCTTGGAGGTTTCAGATTAA